DNA sequence from the Arthrobacter crystallopoietes genome:
TGCACCTTACAGTTAAAGCCATGCGCATTCACAAAACTCCTATATTGGACAGCTCGACGAAGCTGGGCAAGCTGGCCCTCTTCTTCGGCGTGAGCGTGCTGTGCGGCGTCCTGGCGGCCGGCCTGTTGGTCCCGTCCGTCGCCGTGGCCGCCGCAGGAGCCAACACTTCAGTGGACATTTTCGATCAGCTGCCCAGCGATCTCGAGACCAATCCCATGGACGAGCCCTCCACCATCTACTCGGCGGACGGGGAGCTCATTGCCACCTTCTACGCGGAGAACCGGGTGCCGGTGACGCTGGACGAGGTGTCGCGGCACATGCAGGATGCCATCATCTCCATCGAGGACACTCGGTACTACGAGCACAACGGCGTGGACCTGCAGGGCATCATGCGCGCCGCGGCCAGCAACCTCGCCGGCGGGAGCCTGCAGGGAGCGTCCACGCTGACCATGCAGTACGTGAACAATGTGCTGATCGACAACGGCGTGGAGGCCGGCAAAAGCGGTGACGAGCTGACCATCAGCGGCACAAAGAACATCACTGACAAACTGCGTGAGGCCAAGCTGGCCATCGCCGTCGAACGGGAGTACTCGAAAGAGGAAATCCTGCAGGGCTACCTGAACATTGTTCTGTTCAGCGGCCAGACCTACGGCGTGGAAGCCGCTGCGCAGACGTACTTCGGCATTCCCGCGGCGGAACTGAACATCCCGCAGTCCGCCATGCTCGCCGGCATGGTCCAGTCGCCGAACTACTTTAACCCGGTCACCAACCCGGAGGCCACCAAGGAACGCCGGGACACGGTGCTGGGTGCGATGCTGCGCAACGGGAAGATCACCCAGAAGGAGTACGACGACGCCGTCGCCTCGGATCTGGAGATTGACCTGCAGCCGGTGCAATCGGGCTGCGTGGGGGCAGAGCTCGCCGCCTACTTCTGCAACTACGTGGAAAACGTGGTCATGCAGTCCGACGCCTTCGGTGAAGATGCCGCCGAGCGCGCCAAGCTGCTGGCCCGCGGCGGCCTCAAGATCCAGACCACCTTGGATTCGCGGCTGCAGGAGGAAGCCCAGGAGCAGATCGAGGAGCAGGTGCCTGTAGGCGATAGTTCCGGCGCCGGTTCGGCAATGATCTCGGTTGAACCGGGTACCGGGAAGATCCTCGCGATGGCGCAGAACACCAACTACACGCCCGAGGCAGGCGAGGGCAACACCGAGCTGAACTTCAACGTGGATCCGGACATGGGCGGAACACCGTACGGCTTCCAGCCGGGCTCCACAGTGAAGCCGTTCACCACCGTTGCCTGGCTCGAGGCCGGGAACGCGTTGAGCGACGTGGTGGACGCCAGCCGCACTTACTATCCCGGCGGGTACAACTGGACGGCCAGCTGCCTGCCGTCTACCGCGTACTTCAGCGAGTGGGATTTCAAGAACGCGCTGCCCGGCTTTGACCGTCCGATGACCGTGAGCGAGGGGCTGACCTCGTCGGTCAACTCGGCAACCGCGGCCCAGGCCGCGATGCTGGACCTGTGCGAGATCCGCGACGTGTACAGCAAACTGGGCGTCCACCGCGCGGTGGACGGTGAGCCGATGGTCGTGAACAACCCGTCCTTCGTGATCGGCGGGCAGGAAGTGTCGCCGCTGACCATGGCAGCCGCGTTCGCCACCTTCGCCAGCGGGGGAGAGTACTGCGAGCCGATCGCCCTGACGGAGGTCAGCGACTCCGAAGGCAAGAGCTACGAGATCCCGGAACCGGCGTGTGAGCAGGTCCTGGCACCGGGTGTGGCGGCAGCCATCAGCAAGCCGCTGCAGGACCTGGTGCAGGAGATGCCGGGCAACATCACGCCCATCGGTGTGCCGGCCGCAGCGAAGACCGGCACCACCGACCTCTCCGAGCAGACCTGGACCGTCGGCTACACTGAGGGCATTTCCACCGCGTCCTGGGTGGGCAACTGGACGTCCTACTCGTCGCTGAACTACGTCCCGATCAACGGCGTGGCCCGCGACTATGTGGACGGCTCCACCATCGCCGGGGCGCAGTGGACCGAGTACATGCGCGAAGTGGCTCCCCTCTACGAGACCGGGGACTTCGGCGAGATTCCCTTCAGCATGCGCTAATCATCCACCAGCTCCAGCTCCGCGGTGGCAGTCACCTGCTCGCAGGCCCCTATGGTGCAGGTGGCCAGGAAGATGCGGGCGACGGCGGTTCCTTCGGCGAAGGCGAAGAAGCCGCCGGATGCCAGCACGGACACCTCCACGCTTTGCTCGGTGCCGGTGCAGTCGACCGGAGCTGCGAACCCGTTGCCGGTAGCGACCCGCTCATCGTCGATGGTTTGGGCGATTTCGGCGAAGACGTTCGCATTCTGCCCGGTGTCGCACTCGTAGGTGATGGACAGGATGACAGCCGCGCCGTCACCGAGGAGTGCACCCTCGTCGGGCGCGGTGATGGTGCCGGCTGCGCTCGCGGGAGCAGCAACGGAAAATGCGGTCAGGAGTGCGGCGGCTCCGGCGGCAGCCAAAGCGCGGAACATGGTTTTCATGATGGGGAAGTCCGATGCGACAAACGAGCGGGATTTTGGGGAGGTCGCCTAAGAAGGCTTGGTTCCGCTGAGCCGGAGCGCGCACTGTGCCACTTGTTCCGCCATTTTATCCGTCCGTTCCACGCCGGCCCTGTCTGTAACGCAAAAATAACGGGTCGGCACGTTGTCTTGTACCGGCGGCGCGGCGCTACCACCAAGGGACGGATTCGTTCCGTCGTGGTGTCTGTGTCTGTCAGGCCCGCGAGCATCAAGGAAGGAATCTGCCATGCCCTCTCGTACCGTTCACGCACCACTCCCGGGCCAATCACAGACGCCTGGGTCGGGAAGCTCGCCGCGAGTGGTCGGCGTCGACGTTGCCCGCGGCGTTGCCCTCATCGGGATCGTGGTCCTGAACATCCTGCCCACCGAAGGCGACACCCCAGTTCGTTTCGACTCTGTTCGGGGGGCGGGCGGCGGCCCTCTTCGTGCTGATCGCCGGGATCTCCATCACCTTGCAGTCCGGGGGCAGACGGCCTCCCTCGGGCCGTGCGATGACCGCGACTCGGACCGCCCTTGCCCTGCGCGGCCTGATGATCATCGCGATAGGCCTGCTGCTGGGCCCGACGGAAACCTCGGTAGAGATCATCCTGGCCTACTACGGGATCCTCTTTCTGCTGGCCATCCCGCTGCTGGGCCTGGGCAGGCGGACCCTGCTCGCCCTGGCGGCCGTCTTCGCGGTGCTCGGCCCAGTGGCGATGCAACTGGTCCGTGCGTGGTGGCCGGACATGCCACGCCTCGACGCCGAGTACACCTTCGCCCTGGCCGGTGCCAACCCGGGAACGTTCCTCACCGACATGCTGTTCACGGGGAACTATCCCGCCCTGCCCTGGCTCGCTTACATCTGCGTGGGGCTCGCGGTCGGCCGCTTGGACTTGACGTGCCGGAAGGTCGGCGCCGTCCACCTCGCTGCGGGGACCTCGCTGGCTGCCTCCATGTGGGTCCTGTCTGCACTTCTGCTGGGTCCGGGCGGAGGCTACGAGCGGCTCGTCGCCGCAACACCGCTGCTGGACAGGGCACAGATTAACCAGTTTATGAGCCTCGGTGAAGCGGAGGCGGCGGACGCGCTGCCGGCCACCACCGGCTGGTGGCTGGCGATTCTCGCCCCCCACACGTCAACCCCCGTCACCATCCTCAGCACCCTTGGAACCTCACTCGCCGTCCTCGGCGTCATACTCCTCCTCGTCCCGCACCTAGGCAGGATTACCAGTCCCTTTGGCGGCGGCGGGTTCCATGACTCTGACCCTCTACTCCGCTCACGTGATTATCCTTGCCAGCGACGTTCTCGACCCGGAACGTCCGGTCATTGCTATCACCATCCAATGCATCCTCTTCCTCCTCGCCGGCGTCCTCTGGCGCAACGCCGTCGGCAAGGGTCCCCTGGAAGCAGTCGTCGCCGCGGCCACCGGCTGGCTCCGCACTCTGGTCCTCACCGGCCGCCGCCCCGGCGCCCAGCCCAGACCGGTCCGCAGCGAGGCAGGGCAGAACGTAATCTTCGACGCCGAGGGGCATGGAACAGCCTTATCAACTTCTGCTAATCAATCCCGCACAAGCGGGAGAGGGCCCGTGCCAACGGCCCAGTCCATTTCGGAGACACCGACAAACGACCGCGGCGCCGCCGGGCATTCCGCCTTTCGGCCGGCCGACTCCTAGTCCGGCAGCACACAGACTCCTCTCGGATCCTGTGCTATTGCACACTGACGGGGTGCCGCCGCGTCCCATAGTCTGTGACCAAGACCGCAATCCTCAGCCGGAAGACCGGTCCGCACTCCGTCCGGGGAGTGCAGGTCCAGGGCCTCGACCGACCTCTTGCCCTGACGTCCTGGAACCGAACGGTGCCGCGGCAGCAGACCCTGCCGCGGCACCGCATCTGGACCCTCCCGGCTGCAGGACGAGAAGCCGCATCTAAGGACTGGCAATGACCCACACTGTTCTCGAAGACACACCGACCAAGCTCACACTCGATTCAACCAACGGCATCGCCGCAGAGGCGTTTCCGGACGCCTGCGGTTTCGGCTCCGGCCGCTGCCCCTACTGCGACGGTCCTGAAACGGACTGAACACGGGCAGCTTATTCTCGTTTTTATTTCCCGACCGGCTCGAGATTGTTAGGCCCCACCACAACTTATATGTGGATCCTACCAATCAATGTGCTTTAGGTATTTCTCAGCTGGCAATCCTTCCTCTACGGTAGATCGATGTGACTTGCGCCGCAGTAGTCGGCGCTTCAAATTTTTCTTGAGCTCCTGCTGTCCTGAAGACAGTTTCCAAGGGGCTTCCCCAAGGAGTGAAGTATGACCGCCGTAAGAGAACATGATGCGGTAGAGGCGCCAGTCTCGCCGCTGGCCGCCAAGGTCACGAAGATCAAGTGGCCGATTGTTGTGGCCGGCTTGATGCTGGCCGTAGCGGCATTTTTCCTGTTACCGGACAGCCTGTCTTTGCAGGCCCGAGGTGTTGCCGCAATCGGAATTCTCATGGCCACATGGTGGATGACCGAAGCTGTTCCGCTGGAAGTAACTTCACTGTTGCCGTTGGTCTTGTTTCCGATTACCGGTGTTGCAGACATTGGAGCGGCGGCTGCTCCGTATGCCAATAACGTCATCTACCTGGTTCTGGGCGGCGTGATCCTTGGGCTGGCGACCCAACGATGGAACCTGCACCGCCGCGTGGCTCTGCTGATCATTTTGGCGGTGGGTACCAGGCCGAGCCAGATTGTCTTCGGTTTGATGCTCGCCAGCGCCCTGATCACAATGTGGGTGAGCAACACAGCGACAGCTGTCATTATGGTTCCCATTGGCGGCGCCATCCTCGCGTTGATCAACTCTCTGGAAAATTCCAAAGTGACGCCCAAGCTTGCTGCTTCCATGCTGCTGGGCATTGCGTACGCAGTGACCATCGGCTCCATGGGCACATTGATTGGCCAGCCTCCGATGGCTCTGATGAAGGCATACCTTGCGGACAATTACGAGATCACCGTTGGTTTCGGCCAGTGGATGCTGGTCGGCGTACCTTTTGCGGCGTTCATGTTGGCAACGGCGTGGCTTGTGCTAACGAAGATCGTCTTCCGCTCTGAGGTCGACGAAATTCCCGGCGGCAAGGAAATCATGCGCGAGGAGCTGCGCAAACTGGGCGGGCTGACCAGCCAGGAGAAGCGCGTTATCGCAATCTTTGCCGGCGCCGCTTTCTGCTGGATCTTCCTGCCGTTCATCGCCAAAATCCCGGCCGTTGCTACGGCGGTTCCTTTCGCAGCGAACTTCAATGACACCTCCATCGCTGTTCTCGCCGCGCTGCTTGTCTTTGTGGTTCCTGGCGATAAGCCCAAGAACGGCCCCTTGCTCGAGTGGTCCGCGACGAAGGAAGTTCCCTGGGGCCTGCTGCTGCTCTTCGGCGGTGGCTTGTCCTTGTCCGCACAGGTAACAGCCACGGGACTGAGCGAGTGGATCGGTAACAGCGTGTCGGGCCTGGCGGACGTACCGCCCATCATCTTGATTCTGATCATCGTCATTATCCTGCTGGCAATCACGGAGATGACCAGCAACACGGCAACCGCCGCGGCATTCATGCCGATCATGGCCTCCGTGGGCGTCGGGGTGGGTATTGATCCGCTGGTCATGGCCATCACGGTCACCCTCGCAGTTTCCGGCGCTTACATGCTTCCGGTTGGCACGCCGTCCAACGCTGTGGCCTTCGCCGCCGGTGGAGTTTCCATCAAGAGCATGGTTCGGGGCGGAATCTGGCTCAATATCGTCAGCATCGTCATGATTCCGGTCGTCCTGATGACTCTCGTACCATTCGTATTCGGCGTGGGCGTCTAACAGCTCCCGCTGAATGAAGCCGACGGCGGCGCTTCCTATAAAACGGAAGTGTTGCCGTTGGTGTTTGCGTCAAAGCTCGGGGACACATTCCCCTTGGCCGAGGAGGGCGAGGCCGGCACGGTCCCCGTCGCCGAGTTGTGTCTGCGAGTTCCCGCCCGCGTACATCAGCTGGCCCGGATCATCCACGTGGTCCAGCCCCAGGACGTGGCCCAGTTCATGCACGACGACGGACCGTGCACCTTCCCAGCCGCCGGGGTACTGCAGCACCTCGCGCATCTGCGGGCCGTCCAGCTCCACCTGCCCGGTGACATAAACCATGGTTTCGCCCTCGAGGCCCACGGGGGAGCTGCCGCCCAGGCCGATGGTGTCGCCGTCCAGGTCCGGATTGTCCGCGGGCGTTGACCAGGCAATGAGTACCGGTGCCCAGCGCTCACCGTAGCGGTCCGGTTGGTACTTCGGCCGGCGGGACTGCGGCGCCTCGGTGGTTGCGCCGTCGTTAATGAACTGCAGCCCGGAAGCCGCCGAGACAATGCCGACGGCCTCCTCGATCATTTCCGCTCCTCCGGCCGGTGCGCCCTCCGCGCGGACCACATAGTGGATCGGCCGGCAGGGGTCGAAGGCGACGAAGGGCTGGTCCAGCCCGTCGAATTCGAGGAACCGGTACTGATCCGATCCGGTGGCGGCCGGCGGCGTGCCAAGCGGCGCGTCCGCAGCTTCAACGCCCGACGGCGGCATCTCGGCTGCCGCCAAAAACCCGGGTAGGGCGTTGAGCACCCGGCTCCCCATGGCCGGGGCCAGCAGCAGGGCGCCGACAACGGTGATGGACACCGCGGTGGTCAGCCAGAGAGGGTACCGGCGGTTCCTGGGGATGCCACCGTGGTTCCTGCGGCGTCGAGCGCGGCGCCGCGTGCGGGTGGAAACGGGGGAAGCAGCGGGCGCCGGGGGAGTCCGCCAGCCCGCCGGGGCCGGTCCCTGCCCCAGGGCCTCGTCCCGCGCCCACTGCGGGATGCGTCCGGACGCGGAACTGCGCAGGCCCTCCGGTGTCCCGGTGATCCTGCGGCTGATGTTTTCAGCGGGCGGAGGGTACGGTCCATCCCCACGGCTATACGGCATTTGCTTCCCCCAATTGCCTGATTCATCCGGCCCTAGTCCGCGGCCAGGGCAATTCTTCGGCCGGCGGCTACCGGGCCAGCAGCAGCCAAAGAGCTCCCACACATGCTGCGACGGCGAATGCTGCGGTGATGGTCCGGGCCTGCCGGAGCCGCGGGCCCGTCCGCAAATCCCGGCGCATGGGCAGCGGGATGCCCGAGGGCGCTTTGACCAGCGGGACCGCCAACATGCCGGTGGGCGGAACGGGATCGGCGGTACCGAGGCGGATATCGCGGCGGCGCGGATAAGCGAGGGGATTCGTCGCGTAGCTCATGAACCTGTCTTTCAGCCGGCGGCCGGCATGGGTTGCAGTGGTCAGGTGAAAAGTTACTTGGATCACCTTGGGAATACCTTGCAGCCCCTGACAAGCCACAATGCCCCGGGGCGCCAGTCAGCCGCGCGAGCGTGATCAAACCGTAACCCAAGCGAGTGGTGAATCGGTTACTCTTATTCGGCGCCGCGTGTCTCGGATTGGGGCGGTGCACCAAGTCTCGCTATCTGGAGTTACCTGTGAACATTGTTCATTCGCGCCCGCCTGCCTGCGGCCCTTTATATAAACGATTGACCTTGCGGAAGGCCTGGCAGCGTGCTGTCTCCGGCGCCACCGCCCTGACCATCAGCGTTGCCGGAGTGCTCGTCATGCAGCCGGCAGCTGCGGCCGAGTCCCTCCCCGCCCCGGCCGTCACGGTGACCGAACCAACCGAAACCCAGGCACCGCCGTCGTCGGTTGAAACCGGCTTGGCCAAACCGCAAACGCTGCCGGACATACTCGAGCCAGCGGAACCGGCGGAAGACGCCGCACCGGTGGAAATCCCCGCCGCCGATCCCGCCGACGAGCCGTCGGAAGCGCCGGCTGTTGAAGCGCCGGCGGTCCCCGAGCCGGAGCAGACCGCCACCGAACCCGCCGAAGATGCGGGCGCCCCCGCGGCGGACAAGCCCGTCGAGGTGGACGTGGACAAGCTGACCCAGGCGCAGAAGCTCGCGCTGCTGGAGAAGCTGCAGGGCGAACACGGCGCCGAGATGGGCAAGGGCCTGGAGATGCGCCAGGAACGCGAAGCGGAGCTCAAACAGGACGACGCGCAGGAGGAGCTCGCCGAAACGCTCGATGTCCTCGAGATCGAGCGGACGGCAGCCGTCACCATTGCCGCGGCCACCAACCGCAACCACTGGCGGGCCCCGGGCATCCAGGGCATGGACGTCTCCGGCTGGCAGCCGAGCGTGAACTGGCAGACCGAATGGAACCTCGGCGCCCGCTTCGCCTAT
Encoded proteins:
- a CDS encoding transglycosylase domain-containing protein; translation: MDSSTKLGKLALFFGVSVLCGVLAAGLLVPSVAVAAAGANTSVDIFDQLPSDLETNPMDEPSTIYSADGELIATFYAENRVPVTLDEVSRHMQDAIISIEDTRYYEHNGVDLQGIMRAAASNLAGGSLQGASTLTMQYVNNVLIDNGVEAGKSGDELTISGTKNITDKLREAKLAIAVEREYSKEEILQGYLNIVLFSGQTYGVEAAAQTYFGIPAAELNIPQSAMLAGMVQSPNYFNPVTNPEATKERRDTVLGAMLRNGKITQKEYDDAVASDLEIDLQPVQSGCVGAELAAYFCNYVENVVMQSDAFGEDAAERAKLLARGGLKIQTTLDSRLQEEAQEQIEEQVPVGDSSGAGSAMISVEPGTGKILAMAQNTNYTPEAGEGNTELNFNVDPDMGGTPYGFQPGSTVKPFTTVAWLEAGNALSDVVDASRTYYPGGYNWTASCLPSTAYFSEWDFKNALPGFDRPMTVSEGLTSSVNSATAAQAAMLDLCEIRDVYSKLGVHRAVDGEPMVVNNPSFVIGGQEVSPLTMAAAFATFASGGEYCEPIALTEVSDSEGKSYEIPEPACEQVLAPGVAAAISKPLQDLVQEMPGNITPIGVPAAAKTGTTDLSEQTWTVGYTEGISTASWVGNWTSYSSLNYVPINGVARDYVDGSTIAGAQWTEYMREVAPLYETGDFGEIPFSMR
- a CDS encoding heparan-alpha-glucosaminide N-acetyltransferase domain-containing protein, which encodes MLIAGISITLQSGGRRPPSGRAMTATRTALALRGLMIIAIGLLLGPTETSVEIILAYYGILFLLAIPLLGLGRRTLLALAAVFAVLGPVAMQLVRAWWPDMPRLDAEYTFALAGANPGTFLTDMLFTGNYPALPWLAYICVGLAVGRLDLTCRKVGAVHLAAGTSLAASMWVLSALLLGPGGGYERLVAATPLLDRAQINQFMSLGEAEAADALPATTGWWLAILAPHTSTPVTILSTLGTSLAVLGVILLLVPHLGRITSPFGGGGFHDSDPLLRSRDYPCQRRSRPGTSGHCYHHPMHPLPPRRRPLAQRRRQGSPGSSRRRGHRLAPHSGPHRPPPRRPAQTGPQRGRAERNLRRRGAWNSLINFC
- a CDS encoding SLC13 family permease; the encoded protein is MTAVREHDAVEAPVSPLAAKVTKIKWPIVVAGLMLAVAAFFLLPDSLSLQARGVAAIGILMATWWMTEAVPLEVTSLLPLVLFPITGVADIGAAAAPYANNVIYLVLGGVILGLATQRWNLHRRVALLIILAVGTRPSQIVFGLMLASALITMWVSNTATAVIMVPIGGAILALINSLENSKVTPKLAASMLLGIAYAVTIGSMGTLIGQPPMALMKAYLADNYEITVGFGQWMLVGVPFAAFMLATAWLVLTKIVFRSEVDEIPGGKEIMREELRKLGGLTSQEKRVIAIFAGAAFCWIFLPFIAKIPAVATAVPFAANFNDTSIAVLAALLVFVVPGDKPKNGPLLEWSATKEVPWGLLLLFGGGLSLSAQVTATGLSEWIGNSVSGLADVPPIILILIIVIILLAITEMTSNTATAAAFMPIMASVGVGVGIDPLVMAITVTLAVSGAYMLPVGTPSNAVAFAAGGVSIKSMVRGGIWLNIVSIVMIPVVLMTLVPFVFGVGV
- a CDS encoding matrixin family metalloprotease; its protein translation is MPYSRGDGPYPPPAENISRRITGTPEGLRSSASGRIPQWARDEALGQGPAPAGWRTPPAPAASPVSTRTRRRARRRRNHGGIPRNRRYPLWLTTAVSITVVGALLLAPAMGSRVLNALPGFLAAAEMPPSGVEAADAPLGTPPAATGSDQYRFLEFDGLDQPFVAFDPCRPIHYVVRAEGAPAGGAEMIEEAVGIVSAASGLQFINDGATTEAPQSRRPKYQPDRYGERWAPVLIAWSTPADNPDLDGDTIGLGGSSPVGLEGETMVYVTGQVELDGPQMREVLQYPGGWEGARSVVVHELGHVLGLDHVDDPGQLMYAGGNSQTQLGDGDRAGLALLGQGECVPEL